The DNA region CACTGACTGTGATGTGGTCAAAGGCATAAAATCCAGGTATGAGATTGAAGCTGATCATCTGTTGTTTGTCCAGAACCCTCCAGTCTTGTTAGCTTTCGTCTCAGTCCCAGTGACAAACTCTAAATGTGAAAGGTGTTCCTTTTGCCACTTGTTGATTAATATTCCTTGAAAAAAACTTATTTCCATACGCATAGCCCAAAGAGAAGTGTCAGCAGTTAGACATACTAATGAGAAAAAGGCTTTTTGTTTTAGTAAAGGTTAATTAAGAcccatcaatttttttcctttaaaacattaaagtaaaataatgtaattagctatttttttcctctttactcCCAGAGGGCAGATGTAAATGTTCTCGCTAAATGAAGCTATTTATTTAAATTCATCCAGATTTCTTTGGAAGTTTTGTACGTCTTTCTTCTGCCATATCAGCTTAGAGCTACAATAATTTAATAAGTTTTTCCTAGGGTGAAATTGGATGCCCTTTATCGATCTTACACTGAGGGGGCATTCAATTACTTAATCTGAAGTGGTATATCTGGGTCTCTTGATTACAATTTTGTTATAAACGGCTTGCTAATGATGCTCGGGGTGCATAGGTTAATAGGGGCCATTCTAGCCAGGGCTGGGTAATTGAACGCTTTCTATTTTGGGACCAGTTATGTGATCTCTTACAGTGGTACTAGGTTCCCACAATTACAGCCTGCGTCCACAGGGCACAGTGCTGAGCCCAGGCTGGGGAGCAATCTCACTGAAATGTATACCTGAGAACTCTGGTTTAATACCTGAATGGGAGCGCCAAGGGTCCTGTCTCATCTGAATCCACTGGCACCAAAATGTGGACATTCCAGACAGGTGAAGTGCAGTGATACCCATTGCTTATTTCTTAAGAAAGAATAACCTGAGTGTTAGGTTTCGGAATGACTGTTCTTGGGATAATTTGTGGCATATGGAAAAGGCCAATCCAGGAACAAAGCAGCAATCCATTTTCCTTTCAATCCAGTCACATGAATTTGATTTTTCTTCACCGAGTTATGTTAGTTcatagttatatttattttaaaagatctttttGAAACCATACATAGTGTGCATCTATGTATTTGGGCAAATACAAATACTCTTTGTGTTTGGACAAATCCTAGCCCTGACCCAGCCTTCCAGGCCTTCCAGAGTCTTGTCCCTGCCTTTTCTCCCATCCGTTTCCCCCGCCCACACCTGCCGCATAGCCCAGCGGTCTGCTCTCCTGGTGGTCCCCATGGGCTTTGATCTCCCGCTTCTCTTCTTCATGGGGTCTTTACTTCCCTGATCTCCATGTGGCTGGCTTCCTTCTCATCATTCAGAGGTCCCCTCCTGAGTTAGGTCTTCCCTGGCCATCCTCTCTACTCTATCTCCCCTTCCTCTAAGGCATCAGCTCTCCCAGGGGATGgagcccagggatgctgctaaacatcctacagtgtacAGAACAGCCCctgacaacaaagaattatccagccctgGTGTGGCATTCAGAGCTCCTGTTCAAGGGTTTCCTTGTTTTCTccctttatattttcttcctacCCTTTACTAGCATCTGAGATGGTGTTATTCATTTGTGACTTTTTATTGTCTGTTGCCCTGCAGCCCCTAACTCCTGGTGGAATATAAACTTCAGGTGGAGAAAAGCCCTCCCTGTCACGGTCACTCCTGCACCATTGCTGTCGAGGCTGACAAGGGTGGCCTGGAAGCCTCCAAGCTCCAGGTCCTGCACTTACAAAGGCTCACAGCAACGTATTCACCTGGTTATATGgctgttgtttttatatttatttatttatttaatttatttatttatttatttattttcttggctgTGTCGGGTCCTTGCTACagagtgcgggcttctcatttcagtggcttctcttgttgcggagcacggtctctaggtgtgcgggcttcagtagttgtggctcgtgggctctagagcgcaggctcagtagttgtggtgcacgggcttagttgctctgtggcatgtgggatcttcccagaccagggctcgaacccgtgtcttctgcattggcaggcggattctcacccgccgcgccaccagggaagccctggctgttGTTTTCAATCAAGTATTTGACACACTATACGCTGGCCATATGTTTTGATGGAATTTGTAAGTGTAagatagttttacatttttttcctccaagagaGCACCGCCCGGGGTTTTTTCCCACACCAACAAAATCTCCCAACTCttcagacaccagctgggtgtcctacaattcagttGAATTCTTACAGTAACTCCTTGGAATTAGCACAGACTTCACGGGTCAAGGGCTCAGTCCTCTgagactgcccccacttcaggCCCCAGTCACAAGTCTTGGGTCCCCAGGCTACCTACACTTCTGTCCTAATTGGCTGCAAATTCAGAGGTTCCCACAGCCCCCTCCTCAGGTTCCATAATTTGCCAAAATGAtgcacagaactcaggaaagtgccTTACTGACTATTACAAAGGAGATAATACAAGAACAGCCAGATGGAGGAGATGCACGGGGCAGTCTGCGGGGAGGGTCTTGGaccttccatgccctctctggcTGCACCACCCGCCCAGCACTGCCACGAGCTCACCAGCTAGAAAGCTCTCGGAATCCTGTCACTTAGGGGGTTTTATGGAGGTTCCATTGTGTAGGCACAAGTGATTAAATctttggccattggtgattaacTCAAGCTCCAGCGCTTCTCCTTTTCCTGGACGTTGGAGAGGcagggctgaaagttccaagcttctaatcaagGTTTGGTCTTTCTGGCTACCAGCCCCATCCTGAAGCTGTCTGGGGGCCCCAGCAATAGTCACCTCACAAGCATAAACTgaggtgtggttgaaaggggcttgttatgaataacaaaaggtGTTGTCCCTGTCACCCCTGTCACTCAGAAagttccaagggttttagaagctctgCGCCAGGAAcaggggacaaagaccaaatacgtATTTTTTACGACATCACACCCCCCATCACATCCTGGTTTCAGGCCTGCACACCTGGACTTGCATCTCGGGCAGTGCCCAGTGCACAGTCTGCCTTCAGAAGGGATCTGGTGAATCACAGAagggaggaatgaatgaattatagGAGAGTGTTTCTTTGAGGCCCTTAAGGCATCTGGAATTGTCTCCCCAGTTCTCTGCTccctgttttacattttaaaagtgagacgtgggggcttccctggtggcacagtggttgagagtccgcctggcgatgcaggggacatgggttcgtgccccggtccgggaagatcccgcatgccgcggagcggctggcccgtgggccatggccgctgagcctgcgcatccggagcctgtgctccgcaacgggagaggccacatcagtgagaggcccgcgtaccgcaaaaaaaaaaaaaaaagtgagacgtGGAGTGGGAGGTCTGGCTGGAGGGTGCAGCCTGCCCAGGGGACAAATCCTCTGGCTCACCACGTCCCAGGCCTCTCGGTTGAGACTGTCCGCGTCTCTGCCTACtcaggtccatttgtttattttgcttgtcAAAGGAAACCTTTGTTCTTGTCGAGGAATGTTTTGCCCATCCTGTTGGGTCCAGATTTTGTACATTCTTGTCTTGGAGCTTCAAAGACCATGTTTGGAAAAAAATTGCATTAGGCCTCCTGTAGCCAGAGAGACAGAAGGGTGTGACTGGCTCCCCTCTGCGATGCTGGTTGGAGCCTCATTTTAACCCCACTTGGCCTTGTTTTGGGCGtgtgaaaaatgttttcttggcCTAGTGAGGGGATTTCCAAGTAGGGGAGCTTGCCCTGTTGtttctcccgttggggagcattGTTTGTACCCAGTGATGGGTCAGAGGTGGTTGAACAAGTTGGGGGCAGAGGTTTGAGCCTTGAGGCTCCTGGCACGTCCTCCCACTGCTCTGTGGGATGAGCGGGTGGCGGCCCGAGGCACTGGCCTGGTTCCGGGCTGAACCCTCCCACAGGCCCTGCTCCTCTGCGCTTCTCAGAACTGCTCTGACCCGCTTCTCAGAACTGCTGTGACCCGTATCTCAGCCTTTGCTCACTAGCATTCCTCAAACTGCTTCCTTGAGACGGCAGTGAGAGTTCTTTGGCCCATTAGGTTTTGGAAACGTTGTGTATTATATTCTTCTCCGGTGAAAAGTCCTACTCTAAAGAAGTCTGTGTAGTTTGGTCCATCTCACCTTTTCTCCAGGTAATTTAAGCACTGAAGACCTATCGACAACACTCAGGACATTTTGTGGAAGATATTTTAGGAAACTGCTTGGCTATTTCTTGGTCATTGTGATTTGACAAAACATGGGCCTTTCGGTCCAAGGGAAGGGAGTATTTCTGGTGGTGAGTTCTGATTGTTCAGCCTTTCGGCCAATGTGAGAGGGGGCTTAATGCAGGGTTAGTTAATATCACGTTCTCTAGGATTGTTGGAGGGGTGTGTGTATGCAGAATTGGAGGCGAGCCTGCCACCCTTGGGTAATTCTGAGGTGCTAAGGAAAAATAATGGGATGGGATTACCCATCCTTGAGTCCACTTCAGATGTTCTTGGCATTCattgacaattaaaaaataagagtaatAGTCATTGATGATGCTATTATTATTCATGTCATCTACCTTTTATCGGATGCTAAATACGTGTAGGCATTATGCAAAGTCTTCACAAGCATTAGCTGATATAGTACTTGTTACACGCTTGAAAGGGAGGTACTTTTTATCCTAATTTGACTGGTGAGGAAAccagagctcagagaggttatgtggctggctcaaggtcacatagctagctaGTTAGCATTGTTATACCACTGCTGGAAACTAAGTAGGTCTCCTTTTTTGCTCTTTTTACAACATCCCCAAAGAAGTGTCATTTGGGCAACAATACAGTTTATAACCGCAGGATTCTATTAATGGATTTTGAAGAATCATGTTTTCCCCAGGATGATGAAAGTGAAAAATTGTTTCAGGGTCTAAAGTGTTCTGTTGCTCAGGGGAATACTGCACGTTGGATTTAATTGCTTAATTACTtaaagtcaaaaaaaattttttaatatgagaCATTCTACTGAAGGAGAGAATCATTTCAGTGTTTCTAAATTTTCATTAACTTTTGCATCCTAAACTagtaataaatgttagctctagGTTAAGAGACTGTTGGTGCTACTGGGAGAGTAAAAACCATTTTCTCTGCCTGCTCCCACCCTAAACATTCTCCTTCTTGGATTTTTTGTTGACTTAACAGCACTGATACTTGAATTCATCCCTCAAATTCATAGTCACTGACTGTGCATGAACCTGAGAATGACTGCAAGTCCTGGGATAGGGGGATCCAGTCCCTTAGATGTGCCAAGGCAAAGGCATAACAGAATATGTGGGTTGTGCAAAGTAGGAGGTGTTTAATatggtgctggtggtgctggtgtTGGGGCGACATTTGGAGGCAGAGACTGAACTCCAAAGCCAAGCACCAAAGACCCGAAACCTCTCCCTTTATCCTGTATGATTCTCTGTAACTTGCTTGTGACCCAGTCGGCTTGGCTAAAATTGAGAAGTGGAAAAGAAGCATGAGCATCTCTCCTTGGAAGATGGTCCCAGGGTTACTGCTATCATCACATAATGTAATAAAACctcttttctttgttgtttagGTAATCTGACATCTTAAAGATTTTGAAGAGGAAACATTTCAAAGGAACACAGGctgtaaaagaagaaatcttcATGGACTCTGTGTGGATGGTGCGCCAATCCATCCTTCATTGAGGCCATGAGATCTTCTAATCCCTTGGGTGTTCCCATGTTCTCCAGTGAGAACTCCTCCACTTCATTTGGTGCCATGGGAAAAACCTGAAGGACAGGAAGAATTGCTCCCGACCTTGTGGCTTTTTCCAGGATTGCAGTGGCTCTTACAGACCATGACAATTGGAGATCATTCGTGTTGTCTTTCAGAGTCGAACCAAAGAACGTGCTTCCTCATTCTCTGGTGTTTTAGCGCCtgatcatttttatatttgtttctgttGCTTGTGCCTTTCAACCATCGTATGTGATCACGAGACGTCCTTAAAGTTTTCCAGCACGACTTGCAGGCATCTGGACTCCCTGGAGGCTCGCCCATGGCTCGGCGGGCCAGCAGCCCAAGGGCATTACGATGAGGCACTGCATTAATTGCTGCATCCAGCTGTTGCCCGACGAAGCACACACACAGCAGGTCAGCTGCCGAGGAGGCCCCCGTCACAGTCGCCAGGAGTGCCCCACGtgcaaaggagaaaacaaaattgtgTTTCGAGTGGACGGTAAGCAGATGAACTTACTTGCCGTTCTCGAAGTGAGGGCTGAAGGGAACGAGAGCTGGAGTGGGTTTTTGCGCTTCAAGAAGGGGAAGCGATGCAGCCTCGTTTTTGGATTGATAATAATGACGTTGGTGATGGCTTCTTACATCCTTTCTGGGGTCCACCAAGAGCTTCTGATCTCATCGCCTTTCCACTACGGAGCCCTCCCCAGCAATCCAGGCTTGATGGATGGTGAAAATCCGAGTGACACAAAAGAGCATCATCACCAACCCTCTGTAAATAATATTTCGTACGTGAAGGACTATCCAAGCATTAAATTAATTATCAACAGCATCACGGCCAGGATTGAGTTCACAACCAGACAGCTCCCAGACGTGGAAGATCTCAAGAAGCAGGAATTGCACGTGAGTAGCCTGGTGCTCATCTCTGtggactgatttttttaaaaatatctgcttCCTTTCCTGTCACCacctctgggaagaaaatgaccCCAAATTTCTCAAGTGTAGCAATGGTAATTTGACAGGCTTATGGATGAGAGTTCACTGGGGGGTCTGTGTCCACGCTGTTAGCCCAGAGAAGGGAATTCTGTACTGAGTGGCGCAGCAAGCAATGTTGAAGGACGCCCCTCCTAGTAATTCCTTTCCGGGACTTTTTGCTTGAAATGTGACCCTGGCAGTTAAAGTTGCTTTTGTAAATCACCGTCATCTTGTTTCTAGTCTGTCCTAATCACAGGGTTTGCCTCTAACGGCCACTTAAATATCCAGCTACATAGTCAAAAGTTCCAACTCTTTAATTTAGTTAgattgctgtgtgtgtgtgcgtgtgtgtgtgtgcgcgcaagATAAATCATGGTAGAATGGATTCTGAttgaacttttattttcattctctccaaattttatttattttattttatttatttatttattttttttttgctgtacgcgggcctctcactgctgtggcctctcccgttgcggagcacaggctccggacacacaggccccgcggccatggctcgcgggcccagccgctccgcggcatgtgggatcctccgggaccggggcacgaacccgcgtcccctgcatcggcaggcggactcccaaccactgcgccaccagggaggccctgcaaattttatttttatttggggtTAAGGAAAAGCCTGGTCATTGGCTGTTTAccaagttttgctttgttttagtaTTTAGTCATCATCCAATAATACTTCCAATGTGAACGCTGTAACAAGTCTCAGGACAGCATCATCCTGTGGACGGAATGTGCTTGTGCTAATGCTTTCCCCTCGGTGCGTCTCTCCCCctttttgtcttttgattttgcaGATGTTTTCAGTCATTCCGCACAAATTCCTCCCCAACAGTAAGAGCCCCTGTTGGTACGAGGAGTTCACGGGGAGGAACACCACCGACCCCTACCTGACCAACTCCTACGTGCTGTACTCCAAGCGCTTCCGCTCCACCTTCGACGCCCTGCGCAAGGCCTTCTGGGGCCACCTGTCCCACGCGCACGGCAAGCACTTCCGCCTCCGCTGCCTGCCGCACTTCTACATCATCGGGCAGCCCAAGTGCGGCACCACCGACCTCTACGACCGCCTCCGGCTGCACCCGGAAGTGAAGTTCTCCGCCATCAAGGAGCCGCACTGGTGGACCCGGAAGCGCTTCGGTTCGTGCCAGTGCGGTCCCCGGTCCCCGGCCCCCGTGGCGAGGGTGCACATGGGGGTCTCTCACCAAGCCGGGTGCATCTGCCTCCTTCATCCAGTCGCTCCTTACGTGCACGTCGGGGTCGGGATCAGGGGTCACCGTCAGGTTTGGGGTCACGGTCAGGGTTGGCGTGGGAGCCCTGAGACTGACCCGAGCAGGGCTGTGCGAGTTCCCAGGAGGGATGCAGGGCGGGGAGATGAGAAAACACGCCGAGATGCAGAGATCAGACAATTCTCTGGTTTAGGGATCCCCAGGCAGACATCCAGCAGGACCGAGCACCCAGCTCCCGACCACCCGGTGAGCATGTATGGAGCCCCAGCGGTGTGTAGGGCGAGGGAAAGGGGGCAGGATCAGCAGCTCTTCTTGTTCGGAAGGGCACACGCAGCACCTGGGAGCGGTGAGTGCTGGCCGGGTGGACTTCTGTCGGGGGCTGTCCATCCAGCTCCCAGCTCCGTGCTGTTCCTGCTAGAGCCTGGCACCCACACGCCCACCCCCGGAGGTGGCAGGAGAAAGAAAGACGGCTGCATGAGCGGGGTTTGCGCTTCCTGCTGGTTCATCCCAGGGCCCTGAGCCTGTCATTGAGCTGCTTCGGGCTTCTTTTCTCTGACCTGACCCTTCGGCTTCGCAGGGTCAGAATGAAAGCCCCAGGGAGATAATTCTGGGAGACCCTGCTCACagcaccccacccctttcccgcAGGGTTGGCATGCAGGCTGCTTTCTGCTCGAGCCACCCGTCCGCCCTTGGGTCACTGTTTCCTCTCCTCAACCTTTTCCCTTCTGCCAGGAGACGTTTGGTCACTGGAGCTAAGGGATGACAAATGCCAAAGTTCGGGAAGCCCTCGAGGGTGGTTTCCGTGCAGAGGACCTAGGCTGCTTGGAAGGGAATTTTGAAAGTTCTCCTTAGTACAGCCTAAGTTGAGACCAACTCTTAATGTGTTTCCCGACAAACGTTTGACTTAGTCCCTTTGATGTTCCTCCTGGAGTGAACAGAAGCGTAAATGTGTCTTTTGTGCTTGGCAGCGGCAGCTGTGGGAGCCAGGGTTTCTCTACTCGTCTGAAGAGCAGCCTCTCCTACGCAGCTCACCATTTTCCCCCGTGAAAACCAGGTGCCCActggcagaggagagagaggcacGGGGGCATGTGGGCCTCTGGAGTCTGGGCTCCAGTGTCACCTTGAACCTCTTGCTGTCTTGCCCCTGGATGCTCTCTCTCCACTTTCCATTAACCTTGGTGGCGGTGGTTTAGGGCAGTGTGTTGTCAGTACATTTTCAAGTGAAATGTACCCACTTCTGAGGCAAGGGCAAAATTTAGGCTGCATGTGGCTGATGCCAGAATAATAATGCCAGGTGTCCGTCCGGGGACCATCGATTCCCCTTATTGTTtggacagatggacagactgCTTGATGGTATAGAACCTCAGGAAGGTGCTGGTCAGCCCTGGTGAAGAAGACTCATCTGAGCTTCAAAGGATGCTGCCGCTCCGATGGGCTGCCTTTTCTTTGGATCCAGTGTGTGTATCCTGACACCACTGCTGCCCTGCCCCTGGGGGGGCCTCACCTGGTGCACATGTTAACCAGCCCCAAACTCTCTGTTCCTCCAAGTAGACTCGATTACAGTTCTTGAACAGGCATGCCAGCCTGTCAGTGGCTACCGTGCAGCTTAATGGTGGTGCCTTCCACCCCTCGAAGTGCACGTGGGTTAAAAGATCATGGCCCATTCACAGACGCCCCACCCTCTCTTGCAGCTCCTTGGGCTGAGCCTTGGCTGCTGCAGCTGGGCCCTTGGACCTTTCCATCCCCCCGTGGTCACTCCCCGGAAGCCATCAGCCCAGCCGTGGCAGCTTTGTCCTAACTCCTGCTTCCTGGTTCTTGTAGGAATCGTCCGCCTGAGAGATGGTCTGCGGGACCGCTATCCCGTGGAAGATTATCTGGACCTCTTTGACCTGGCTGCACACCAGATTCATCAGGGACTGCAGGCCAGCTCTGCAAAAGAACAGAGCAAGATGAATAGAATCATTATCGGTATGGCTTCCGTGTAACTCCCACGAGGGCCCCCCTGCTTCTGCTTGGGCCAGGCCGGGCTTCACTGCACCTGCGAGCATTCGCATGATGCCTGCCGGCGGCTGCTGAGCACACACTTCCCCGCTAACCATCACTCTCCCCCCCGTGTAAAATGTTCATAGTGCTCGTGCAACTTCAGTAAAGCAGAAATGTTTAGTAGCCTCTCTAGTTCTGTGGAGACTCAAGCACACCTGAACTGGCTTTTTGGAAAAGTTGCTATTTCTTTGCTTTTACTTGAATTAAGCTTGCGTGCTTGATTTCTTTTCATGATACACCCACCTGAGTAAGTTTGGTTGGGGGATCATGAATGTAAAATGAACCAGTTAGTCATCAGTTTAATTCTTGTGGCTTTTGTACTCCCTGGCCACTGGGACCCTACAAAGACGGAGGTGGCCTCTCCTGAAATAGGCGCCGCCCTATTGCATCGTGGGTGACTAACTGCTGTTGAAAAAGCTTAGGCCTTGTCGAGCTGATGCCTGTAGACATTCAAAGTGAGGTGGTTTGATtaatagtcatttttttaaaattcacaagaGTGTTTTATAAAAAACATATCTATTCACTCTCTCTATTGAATTCAGCTTAGGAGAAGACATTTATCCACTTACACCTCTGAAAGGGAGAAATCGAATCACATATTTTGCTTAAATTGATTACCTGAGGCAGTGATCTATTTTTTTATGCTCCTAAATCTGTTATATTTTGATTCTCCAAATTCGGTGACTCTGTTAGTGACTAAAAGGAATTGTAATCAACCATTTGAAAGATGGATCTTTACTTGACTCCCATATCCAGGGGGACAGGCTTACATGCCTAAgccccaatttatttatttatttttaactcaaaGAAATCAAGTCCTAGGAGCCAGATGAGATCACACTCTCTCACCCAGTGTGAACTGGCTACTAGCTATTTTCTTGCAGCCTTGAGTTCTAACACCCCAAATTACAAATCTTAATTAATATTTGACTGTGACTCCCATACCATATGCCTCTGGGAAAATCTCATGTTCTTAGGAAAGAGCTAAAAATATGCATCCTAGGGTCAGGAAATAGAGCCTAAGATAATGATTGAAAAAGGAAGGCTTTAGTTGGTTTCCTAGTTTTATTTACTTCtggatttagaaatgaaaactaaggGATATATCTACGGCTCTGATGTTTACCTGAAGCAGAGTTTATTGAGTTTTATGGTAGATGGAAAGCTGGCATCCAGCTCTGATCGTGCCACCAGCCAGCTCTGTGCCATGTGACAAGTTGGTCTTTGTGTTCGTGAACTCAgtctgctcatctgtaaaatgggcttgtTGGACCAGATCAGTTCTGGGCTCTTCCCAGCCCTGAAATGTGATTTAACTCTGCTTCAGCTTCTTTTGTTAGATCCTTGGTAGAAGCATACTGGTCTTTTTCCATCTTGGCCGATGGGTCAGAGAGGGCCTTTTCTCAATGGTCTGGGCTAATGGCTGGAGTCATGAAGGACTCAAGTGGCTGGGTTCTTTGGGCTGGGGAAAGACCAGAGAACCTTTCCTCAGCGCAGAGAAAGGCCCCTGCCTCTGCTCTTATGGCCACCCGGCTCTGCCCTGTCAAAGTGCTCATGTGGGGCTCTGATTGTTTATCGAATTATTGATCTTCCCCTAGATTGTAAGGTTGGAGAGGGAAGGGGATTGTCTGTCTTGTTTCCGGCATCTATCCCCAATGCCAGGCATAGTGCCGGGCACATATTAGACACCAAATCAGAGCTTTCTGCCTGGATGGATGAaggatgaatgaaggaaggatggATAGCTGGACGGGTGGATGGACAAGCATAGAA from Mesoplodon densirostris isolate mMesDen1 chromosome 1, mMesDen1 primary haplotype, whole genome shotgun sequence includes:
- the CHST15 gene encoding carbohydrate sulfotransferase 15 — translated: MRHCINCCIQLLPDEAHTQQVSCRGGPRHSRQECPTCKGENKIVFRVDGKQMNLLAVLEVRAEGNESWSGFLRFKKGKRCSLVFGLIIMTLVMASYILSGVHQELLISSPFHYGALPSNPGLMDGENPSDTKEHHHQPSVNNISYVKDYPSIKLIINSITARIEFTTRQLPDVEDLKKQELHMFSVIPHKFLPNSKSPCWYEEFTGRNTTDPYLTNSYVLYSKRFRSTFDALRKAFWGHLSHAHGKHFRLRCLPHFYIIGQPKCGTTDLYDRLRLHPEVKFSAIKEPHWWTRKRFGIVRLRDGLRDRYPVEDYLDLFDLAAHQIHQGLQASSAKEQSKMNRIIIGEASASTMWDNNAWTFFYDNSTDGEPPFLTQDFIHAFQPDAKLIVMLRDPVERLYSDYLYFASSNKSADDFHEKVTEALQLFETCVLGYSLRACVYNNTLNNAMPVRLHVGLYAVYLLDWLTVFKKEQLLVLRLEDHASNVKYTMHRVFQFLSLGPLSEKQEALMTKSPASNARRPEDRNLGPMWPVTQRLLRDFYGPFNARLAQVLADEAFLWKKT